The Rattus norvegicus strain BN/NHsdMcwi chromosome 20, GRCr8, whole genome shotgun sequence genomic interval ATGGTGACttataatcatctgtaactccagctccaggggatctgatcgGATGCCCACCTCCGGCCTCCACAAACACCGGGCATGCACGCGGTGGTGCCCAGACATACACAAAGGCCAAACATATTAAATGAGGAGAAAAAATGTATCTGGAAACCCAGAACCGGTTGTCTCCAGTTCTGTTACAGAAACATCCCCGGGCCAGCTGCAGAGACGCGGGTGGCTGAGGACCctacacacagtcacagtcacaacAAGGGCTAAGGTGGGCCGCCTGTTCCTGAGTGAGGCCATGTGGAGGTGACAAGATTTtgtctcttctccttcttcaacCCTCCCCACGCGGCTCAAGGCCTAGCATCAGAAAGATTCCAGAGCTGGAGGCGGCTGCATTGCTACGGCAACTGCTAGAGCTTGCTTACCGTAGCTCCTGGAGGTGGAAGTTCGGGGACCACTAACACACAGGGGTAGGAAGCTGGGCCTCTTGGGCCGGGTTTCTGGGCCAAGGATAGTGGCTAAGCCCACTCTCTTGGGTTCCTCGGAGGTAGTCTTCTTGAGGGACAAGGCTCTCTTCAGGCTAGACTTCTTCTCCAGGGATTTCTTCCTGGGGGGTGGCGTTGGTTTTTGTGGAGGAATGACTTCCGGCTGAGGGACTTGCTGTGGGGAGCAGAAAGAAATTGAGTCAGACCCCTGGCcttgaggagaagagaaaggcagcCCCTAGGCAAGGCCCACCCAGAGCGGGAGGTGGCTTCTGGAATTAGGGGGTGGGGCTAACTGGGAAGGGGAGGCGGGGCACGAACCCGGAGCTGCAGCAGCTCTGCAGGCGCTCTCTGATGCCTGCGCCTCACCTCTTCTTCCAGAAGGTCTCCAGCTTTCTTGAGCAATTCCACGATCTGCCAGATGACGTCATCCTCTGCAAGAGAGCACGGGTACCACCACACTCCTAAGTACGCTGACAGTGTTCAGATCTGGACTCCCAAGGAGAACGAGGACAGCCTGCATCCCTCAGGATTGAGGATCCCCAATACCCGAAGACCCCCCATTGCCCCAATACCCAAAGACCCTCCCATCCCGCACCGTCCAGACTGAGAACCGTCCAAGTCACagggaagtgtttcttttttttcttctttttttttttttttcggagctggggaccgaacccaaggccttgcgcttgctaggcaagcgctctaccactgagctaaatccccagccccccaccttCCCTGTCCTTAGATCTGGGAACTTTGAGTTGGTAGTGGCTGTCTCTTCCCccgctcccccccacccccgagtcATTATAGCTTCCCCTGTGAACTATGGGTCACCATCTCTGTCCCGCCTCTCTCAAAGACTGTCAGGACATCGAACAAGGAACGGGAGTTAGAAACATTTCCCAAGGCTGAGTCCAAGTCTCCCAGCTGCACACAATAATCAGGGGGATCCATAGAGATGGCAGGTCCCCAGCCTAAGGCCCAGAGAGGACATTGGCTGGCACTCCACAGGTCACACTGGACCTGCCATGTAGCTGCCTCCACTACACCTCTCCGTAAGAACATTTCCTTGGGTGACTTGCTCTGACTTACACGAGGGCGGTGTGCCCTCTCCATTAGCTGTACCCCAAAGGTCTGTTTGCACAAAGTGTTAAATAAACAAGCATCACTGTCCCCGACTTGCTGTGGGGGTGTCTACCCCTCACTCCTGGCTCTCGCCAGCCGCCCTGGCTTCCTGTTTCCTGATGCCACCTACACTTTCCTCTCAGGTGAGACAACGGTAAATGCCCTACAAACTGGCCACAGAAATGCCCTTTCAACTCTTGCGTGCCCTGGCTTTAAAAATGCAGCCCCTGTTTTTAGAGAATTAGGTGAAGGGGGTATTGTGGGGGTCTTCGGATTGTGGCTGAAGCTGGACACACCACTGAGAGGCCAGTGTTTGAGTCTGTACTGACAAAGCCTCGTTTTCTTCCCTATAATTCTGCCAGGAGATTGAAGCCGCCGGCTGACGGCTATCcgctgaggctgcaggacagctCTTCCCATGTTTTCTCACAGAGCTGTTTTATTTAGTTAAGCTCAAGACTCCTTACCTGCTAAGGCAGGGTCCCTGTCTAGCCACACCTTTAGTCTCTGTTCAATAGATAGGTGGTGGGGATAACAGATAgactggatagatagatagatagatagatagatagatagatagatagatagatagatagatagatagatgcatacatgcatactacATACATAAGATAGACTGGATAGATgatagacggatggatggacagatggatatatagatatatggatagatagatagattagatagatgataaGTTAAATAGAtgattagacagacagacagataggtggaTGCATGAGTATGGTCTTATGTAGCTCCAAGTGGCCTCCAATTCACTAGCAGATGACCTTGaaccaatcctcctgcctccacctccccagcgcTGGGACTCCGTGTGTACTCCACCACATCCCGTTTATGCTGGGGAGCTAATGCCAGCTTCCTGTACGCCAGGCAAGCACTGTACGAACTGAGGTGCCCCCCAAACCCCGTCTCCTGTATATTTCAAAGTACATTTTAGGACATCGAAAGCAAAGTCCCGTTGCCATGGTCACAGAGGCAGGCGCGCTGCCGAGGCCTCTCTAGAATAACCAGAAGCAGCAAAATAGGCGAGATCTCTCTGTGCCCTGAGCAACCCCTCCAGTCTGGTGCAGACTCTCATtcataaagaaagaaggaagctcTGTATTTGGACTCACGGTCAGGCTTCCTGGGGTCCTCTTCTGGTGGAGGACCTGCGGCTTGACCAGAGCTACCTGGGGTTTCAGCATGGCCTCCTTCGGCGGGCAAGGCCTGAGGGAGGTCAGACTCTGGTCCCCCTGGAAATCAAATGAAAGCAAGTTGAAACCGGATTTAGTGACCTTCCTCGGACCTTGTTAACCAGCATGAACATGCCTCCACAGAGTGACAGGCCAGAGAGCAGCCACCTCTAAACCTCACCCCAAATCAGAAACTGGCTAGGATTtccgggggttggggggagtgaGATGTCTCAGGCCAGGCACCCCCCACCAGCTCTCCCTGAGCCTCCTTTCCCACCAAAGTCACAGTGTGTCTGCACCAGTGCTCCAGTACACGGCTGAGAGCCCTGGGAGAGGAGACTTTGCTCCACATCCCGGCTATGGGGATGCTTGGCTCTGTCCTTTCACCATGGAAGAACCAGAGGCTCCAGGGGCAGCCCCGGCAGAAACTAGCACAACGGAtttgttctgtttatttgtttagtttgtttttcgagacatgGTTTTCCctacgtagccctggctctcctggaacttgctctgtgaaccagactgacctcgaactcagagatctgcctgcctctgtcccccgagtgctgggatttaagatgTATACCACCATGGCCAGCGACAGATTTATTCTTGACAGAGCAGGGTCTAAACAGGACACTAGTAGGCACCCGTAGGTCTGTGGAGTGGGAGATCAGCTACTTCTGCCCCTCCCCAAATCTCATTGCATTTAACACCAGAGACTGCAtctttctctttcactctctcactctctctgtcttactctctgtctctctccgtgtctcactctctgtctctgtctctctgtctctttctctctctgtctcactctctgtgtctctctgtgcatctctctttgtctctctgtctctctgcctctctgtctgtctcacacacacacatgtggtcgAGGGGGACGTATATTAAGTCACCATCCCTAGGCCAAACAGCACATTGAATGGCAGTGCCTCTGCTGGGTTGAACTCAAGAGCTCAGCTGTTTAACCTCATAGAAAGGCCCCTCACTGTCCACTTCCCCTCTGAGGAGATTTAGTAAACAAACTTAGAACACCCTGGTCCTTGGGGTGGGACCATAGGGTTACCCTAGTCTGCTCACCCCTGCAGATCAGCCCCAAGTCTGTCTCCTCAGTGGCGAGTGAGGCAGCTACACTGGGTGGTATGTCCTCTTGGCCTTTTGCTTCTGCGGTCTGGGGCTCAGGAGGCTCTTCAGCAATGGGCTTCCTGTGACTGTATTTCTTGCGGACGGCCCTCTTCTCCTGGGATTTCTTTTTAAGGGCTGGCTCCTCAGCTGCCTCTGGTAGGTTCCCTTTCCCCTTTGACATCTTGCTGGCTTTTTCTCTGGGCTCCTCTAGCCTCATGAGTAAGAGATCAAACACCGCCCTCAACCAGCTGTGCTGGGCCTCCCTCGGAGGCCTCTCTTTCTTGGTGTCTTCTGGGGGCCCCTGCTCACTGGGGAGAAATTTGTTCCCCTCTCCCAGAGGGCGGGCTGTGGCAGCGGCGGCAGGGCCCTGGGCCTCTGCAAAGTGAGATGGGCTCTCAGAACCTCGGGCTCGATCGCTGGCTGTCCTCCTGCaggtggtgctggagaggtgccTGGAGTTCGAGGACTCAGGGTCCTTCCTGAGAACCTGCCGGTCCAAGGATCGGGCTCTCTTATTTCCTGAAGGCTTCCTTGGGCCCCTCGGGGTCTCCGTTGGGctacaaccaaaacaaacagctccctcaggaaatttccctggaAGACTAACCCATGCCCACCCGCATCCACGCGCATCCTGTCACCATGATGCCCTCCTTTCCTGGTCATGCTTCCCAAAGCTTCTGTCCTGTTTAAAGTCCCCTGTGCAACCCCACAGGGAAGGAGGCCACTACCCCCATTGCCCAGAGAAGGGAACAGACTCAGATTCTCCTCCAGCTGGTCAGTGGCCTCCCCAGAGTGGCTCAGAGGAGCACAGCCCTGCCGATGTCACCTCACTCTCCCCAGATGATTTGAAGTTTATGACTCTAAAATAATGAATTTGTCAGGAGACCTCTGTCTCAGCAGAAACAGGAGCCTCACCGTCCTCCTCGCCACACTGGTGTGGCTGGGCTGAGAATTAAAGGCCGGTACTGCAGCTTGCAGGGAAAAACCAACCACAAAGCGCCTGTGTCCAAAGGCTCAGGAAGAGCCAAGCTACAGCCTGTTATATTCCTGCTACAGCCATGAGGGGAGCCAGGGATTTCTGGGTGCTGTTGCCTGCCTAGCTCTACccgtccctctgtccctctgtctgtctgtctcaccctCTCTTCTTTCGATTCATTGTTGGTTTAGAGACAAGATCActactgtagcccaggctggccttgaactcttggccATGCCTGTCTCCTGAGGTACACCACTGCACCTGCCCTGGCCTGTTTTGAACTCCGGCCGGCAGGCTGTATTTTGAGCTGTGTACTTTTCT includes:
- the Bnip5 gene encoding protein BNIP5 — its product is MPTSRNPRLGVSRDSSDSCSLSPTETPRGPRKPSGNKRARSLDRQVLRKDPESSNSRHLSSTTCRRTASDRARGSESPSHFAEAQGPAAAATARPLGEGNKFLPSEQGPPEDTKKERPPREAQHSWLRAVFDLLLMRLEEPREKASKMSKGKGNLPEAAEEPALKKKSQEKRAVRKKYSHRKPIAEEPPEPQTAEAKGQEDIPPSVAASLATEETDLGLICRGGPESDLPQALPAEGGHAETPGSSGQAAGPPPEEDPRKPDQDDVIWQIVELLKKAGDLLEEEQVPQPEVIPPQKPTPPPRKKSLEKKSSLKRALSLKKTTSEEPKRVGLATILGPETRPKRPSFLPLCVSGPRTSTSRSYDSEAPTVHEVRSVRGGGSHPSELHPPPAVFQGPEEKPLLDRASESREFRRKILALLQSAEEEQQQVQVKEAEEAGEHPAPAGKVKSQAKKSNLRRAFSLRKHGSKESKRTEASGTPGSGNLEARPPKRHGFLPMCVGGHRASIPSSPESLEFQKAEAAGGGPAGSPEVPFQARSHIPDEGPPPEGAWESKELIIQKLVASLQEVDRELGRQIRKYPSFRRFFNEFSDASLRKLVATLDRQKALLAEEDRSLGNRPPPPCAFGALNKFATNHSCAICTLMQSRGQYRGHSYAHFLSRKAQQDIMSLDGQSPD